Proteins found in one Microbacterium sp. LWS13-1.2 genomic segment:
- a CDS encoding Lsr2 family protein, with amino-acid sequence MARRIVHQLVDDIDGTLLEAGEGETVLFSLDGVAYEIDLTEENASALRSALERYTKAARAVSSSRATSSTASAGRKRRRSGQQDFSAVREWAKQNGYQVSERGRVPASVLEAYEAAH; translated from the coding sequence ATGGCCCGAAGAATCGTTCACCAGCTCGTCGATGACATCGACGGTACCCTTTTGGAAGCCGGCGAAGGCGAAACAGTACTGTTCTCGCTCGACGGCGTCGCTTACGAAATCGACCTCACCGAAGAGAATGCCAGCGCTCTGCGCAGCGCTCTCGAGCGGTACACCAAGGCGGCTCGCGCCGTCTCCTCCTCCCGTGCGACATCCAGCACCGCGTCGGCCGGGCGAAAGCGCCGCCGCAGCGGGCAGCAGGATTTCAGCGCCGTCCGCGAATGGGCGAAGCAGAACGGCTATCAGGTGTCGGAGCGGGGCCGGGTTCCGGCATCCGTTCTCGAGGCCTATGAGGCGGCGCACTGA